A single window of Pseudarthrobacter defluvii DNA harbors:
- the pstC gene encoding phosphate ABC transporter permease subunit PstC yields MTATSLTSTQGAGRAGDKVFSGATLAAGCLILAVLFGVALFLVVQAIPALTAPADKIQGGQGFFAYIWPIVIGTLIAAAIALVIATPIAIGVALFISHFAPRRLASGLGYVVDLLAAIPSVVYGAWGAAFLAKEISPAYGWLAANMGWLPIFQGPASTTGKTILTAGIVLSVMVLPIITSLSREIFLQTPKLHEEAALALGATRWEMIKMAVLPFARPGIISAVMLGLGRALGETMAVALVLSSGALTASLIQSGNQTIAAEIALNFPEASGIKVSTLIAAGLVLFIITLAVNMIARWVITRHKEFSGAN; encoded by the coding sequence ATGACCGCCACCTCCCTGACCAGTACCCAAGGCGCCGGGCGCGCCGGAGACAAGGTCTTTTCCGGCGCCACGCTGGCAGCCGGGTGCCTGATCCTCGCCGTCCTTTTTGGCGTCGCGCTCTTCCTGGTAGTCCAGGCAATCCCCGCGTTGACCGCCCCCGCGGACAAGATCCAGGGCGGCCAGGGCTTCTTCGCCTACATCTGGCCCATCGTGATCGGCACCCTCATCGCCGCCGCCATCGCGCTGGTGATCGCCACCCCCATCGCCATCGGGGTGGCGCTGTTCATTTCCCACTTCGCGCCCCGCCGCCTGGCCTCCGGACTCGGCTACGTGGTGGACCTGCTGGCCGCCATCCCCTCCGTGGTCTACGGTGCCTGGGGCGCGGCCTTCCTGGCCAAGGAGATCTCGCCGGCCTACGGCTGGCTGGCGGCCAACATGGGCTGGCTCCCCATCTTCCAGGGCCCTGCCTCCACCACCGGCAAGACCATCCTCACCGCGGGCATCGTCCTGTCGGTCATGGTCCTGCCGATCATCACCTCGCTGTCCCGCGAGATCTTCCTGCAGACCCCCAAGCTGCATGAGGAGGCTGCGCTGGCCCTCGGCGCCACCCGCTGGGAAATGATCAAGATGGCCGTACTGCCGTTCGCCCGCCCGGGGATTATCAGCGCGGTCATGCTGGGCCTGGGCCGCGCACTGGGCGAGACCATGGCCGTTGCCCTGGTGCTCTCCTCCGGCGCCCTGACTGCCAGCCTGATCCAGTCCGGAAACCAGACCATCGCTGCCGAGATCGCCCTGAACTTCCCCGAAGCGAGCGGCATCAAGGTCAGCACCCTGATCGCTGCGGGCCTGGTGCTGTTCATCATCACCCTGGCCGTGAACATGATCGCGCGCTGGGTCATCACCCGGCACAAAGAATTCTCGGGAGCCAACTAA
- a CDS encoding M23 family metallopeptidase: MTVQLEYPFTGPWLVQNSPADRVPSHGTRLFGSSYAIDFTPVDGDGRSARITLAALFRPEPPEHFAGFGRAVRAPVSGLVQVAHDGETDHAAFRGFPSIGYAATQAGRAREGWVGLAGNHVVIGSEGVFVALCHLKRGSVSVHPGQLVRPGDVVGLCGNSGNSTEPHLHIQAMDSADPERASAVPISFPGGLPRSGTVVTA; this comes from the coding sequence GTGACAGTGCAGCTGGAGTACCCGTTCACGGGCCCCTGGCTGGTTCAGAACTCGCCCGCAGACCGGGTTCCCAGCCACGGGACGCGGCTTTTTGGCAGCAGCTACGCGATCGACTTCACGCCGGTGGACGGAGACGGGCGGTCTGCCCGGATCACCCTGGCCGCACTGTTCCGGCCCGAGCCGCCGGAACACTTCGCGGGGTTCGGCAGGGCTGTCAGGGCGCCGGTGTCCGGGCTGGTCCAGGTCGCCCACGACGGCGAGACCGACCATGCGGCTTTCCGCGGCTTCCCGTCAATCGGCTATGCCGCCACCCAGGCCGGGCGGGCACGGGAAGGCTGGGTGGGCCTGGCCGGCAACCACGTGGTCATCGGGAGCGAAGGCGTGTTCGTCGCCCTGTGCCACCTCAAGCGCGGGAGCGTCAGCGTCCATCCGGGCCAGCTGGTACGCCCCGGCGATGTTGTAGGCCTGTGCGGCAACTCCGGCAACAGCACCGAACCGCATCTGCACATCCAGGCGATGGACTCCGCGGACCCCGAACGGGCTTCCGCCGTTCCCATCTCGTTCCCAGGCGGACTGCCGCGGAGCGGGACAGTTGTGACTGCCTGA
- a CDS encoding RNA polymerase sigma factor: MYLVAEAGREPPVTLSGHASHGWDDQLTAAFQSGDEHALAAAYREFAPLVHTLALRSLADRAAADDVTQEVFIRVWRSRSTFNPQVARLPAWIVGITRNAIADAQQSSAREARKAYAAAGAGMAGDPGPGAEAAETLADRLLLDGELERLGEPQGSIMKLAFYEDLTHEQISRKLDLPLGTVKSHIRRSLTHLRSRLEVDHAAS; this comes from the coding sequence ATGTATCTCGTCGCCGAAGCCGGGAGGGAGCCGCCTGTGACGCTTTCCGGGCACGCCTCCCACGGATGGGATGACCAGCTGACCGCGGCCTTCCAGTCCGGCGATGAGCATGCGCTGGCAGCGGCCTACCGCGAGTTCGCGCCCCTGGTGCACACATTGGCCCTCCGGTCCTTGGCGGACCGCGCTGCGGCGGACGACGTGACCCAGGAAGTCTTCATCCGGGTATGGCGCTCGCGGAGTACCTTCAACCCGCAGGTGGCCCGGCTCCCGGCATGGATCGTGGGGATCACCCGCAACGCCATTGCGGATGCCCAGCAGTCCTCGGCCCGTGAAGCGCGCAAGGCATATGCTGCTGCCGGAGCCGGCATGGCCGGGGATCCGGGGCCGGGAGCGGAGGCCGCGGAAACCCTGGCGGACCGACTGCTGCTGGACGGTGAACTGGAGAGGCTGGGCGAGCCCCAGGGTTCCATCATGAAGCTTGCCTTCTACGAGGACCTGACGCACGAACAGATCTCGCGGAAACTGGACCTGCCGCTTGGTACCGTCAAGAGCCACATCCGCCGCAGCCTGACCCACCTGAGAAGCAGATTGGAGGTAGACCATGCCGCATCTTGA
- a CDS encoding YciI family protein yields the protein MTKYLISFPSGVMDIPDGGLQEVADAAHAVVQEAKDAGVWVFGGGIDESVPPVMVDGGGTVTEGTYPQTAQIEGGYTVLELPSYDAALHWAAKIAAACRCAQEVRAFQYDPAS from the coding sequence GTGACCAAGTACCTGATCTCGTTTCCCAGCGGCGTCATGGACATCCCTGACGGCGGCCTGCAGGAAGTTGCCGATGCGGCGCATGCCGTAGTCCAGGAGGCAAAGGACGCCGGCGTCTGGGTTTTCGGCGGCGGCATCGATGAGAGCGTCCCGCCGGTCATGGTGGATGGCGGCGGAACCGTCACGGAGGGAACCTACCCGCAGACGGCGCAGATCGAAGGCGGTTACACCGTGCTGGAGTTGCCCAGCTACGATGCGGCGCTGCACTGGGCCGCGAAAATCGCCGCGGCCTGCCGCTGCGCCCAGGAAGTGCGGGCTTTCCAGTACGACCCCGCCAGCTGA
- a CDS encoding DUF47 domain-containing protein encodes MKLRLFPQEPAGLKLLSQMAQQIVQASATLAEILGVPADEHGKLVEDMHNIEAKSAELHFALLTHMRSSFVNPLPREDMYALSRYLNEAMEKMDAAAELVALYKLDRLPKRAADQLEIISRQAELTVDAMRRLNDLDDLEDYWIEILRLAKRAERTHRVWVADMIADMKWAQYSRNRDIANQLVEVTKDMRRVATQVGSIIVKES; translated from the coding sequence GTGAAGCTGCGCCTTTTTCCCCAGGAGCCCGCCGGGCTGAAGCTGCTCTCGCAGATGGCACAACAGATCGTCCAGGCCAGCGCCACCCTGGCCGAGATCCTCGGCGTACCTGCGGACGAGCACGGCAAGCTCGTTGAGGACATGCACAACATCGAGGCCAAGTCCGCCGAACTGCACTTCGCGCTGCTGACCCACATGCGCAGCAGCTTTGTGAACCCCCTCCCCCGGGAAGACATGTACGCACTGTCCCGGTACCTCAACGAGGCCATGGAGAAGATGGACGCCGCCGCGGAGCTGGTGGCCCTGTACAAGCTGGACCGTTTGCCCAAGCGTGCCGCCGACCAGCTGGAGATCATCAGCCGGCAGGCCGAGCTGACGGTGGATGCGATGCGCAGGCTCAATGACCTGGATGACCTCGAGGACTACTGGATCGAAATCCTGCGCCTCGCCAAACGGGCGGAGCGGACCCACCGCGTCTGGGTGGCGGACATGATCGCGGACATGAAGTGGGCGCAGTACTCCCGCAACCGGGACATCGCCAACCAGCTGGTGGAGGTCACCAAGGACATGCGGCGGGTGGCCACCCAGGTAGGCAGCATCATCGTCAAGGAGTCCTGA
- a CDS encoding inorganic phosphate transporter: MAGVIFGAVVLLAAAFAFLNGFRDASTSVALAVRNRALTPSVGVLLAAFFNFVGALLSALLAVAVSRTWINLPAGTDGLTILAAGLASACAWGLLMWWRGIPASSTHALVGGLAGAGLASLAIGGPGVAGVDQSLLFQVVLPLVLSPLVAYSGSFLLVYPATWVARYTQPNVVNQRFRRGQAVAAGAVAFGHGLQDGQRVSAVLLLALLAGGYSDGGIPTWVAALSAVMMTAGTLFGGWRVSHTIGYKITRIDPLRGSVAQTFSALMLFVGAIGLHWPLSTTHTVTAGALGAGENQHFSVTNRKLVIRILWFWALTPLATCALAFVLALALSPISV; encoded by the coding sequence GTGGCGGGTGTCATCTTCGGCGCGGTGGTTTTGCTGGCCGCGGCGTTTGCCTTCCTGAACGGGTTCCGGGACGCCTCCACCTCCGTGGCGCTGGCGGTGCGGAACCGTGCGCTTACCCCCAGCGTCGGCGTGCTCCTTGCCGCGTTCTTCAACTTTGTCGGCGCCCTCCTCAGCGCCCTGCTCGCCGTCGCCGTGAGCCGGACATGGATCAACCTTCCGGCGGGCACTGACGGACTCACCATCCTGGCGGCCGGGCTGGCCAGTGCCTGCGCCTGGGGGCTGCTGATGTGGTGGCGCGGCATTCCGGCGTCGTCCACCCACGCCCTGGTGGGCGGACTGGCCGGGGCGGGCCTTGCCAGCCTTGCCATCGGCGGCCCGGGTGTTGCCGGTGTGGACCAGTCGCTGCTGTTCCAGGTGGTCCTGCCGCTGGTGCTGTCACCGCTGGTGGCCTACAGCGGCTCCTTCCTCCTGGTGTATCCGGCCACCTGGGTGGCCCGCTACACGCAGCCCAACGTGGTGAACCAGCGCTTCCGCCGGGGCCAGGCCGTCGCCGCGGGTGCGGTGGCGTTCGGCCACGGCCTGCAGGACGGGCAGCGCGTCAGCGCCGTGCTCCTGCTGGCCCTCCTGGCGGGAGGCTATTCCGACGGCGGGATCCCCACCTGGGTGGCAGCGCTCTCCGCCGTCATGATGACTGCCGGTACGCTCTTTGGCGGGTGGCGGGTCTCGCACACCATCGGCTACAAGATCACCAGGATCGATCCCCTGCGCGGCTCCGTGGCGCAGACCTTCAGCGCGCTGATGCTCTTTGTGGGCGCCATCGGGCTGCACTGGCCGCTGTCCACCACCCACACGGTGACGGCCGGGGCGCTGGGAGCCGGGGAAAACCAGCACTTTTCCGTGACGAACCGGAAGCTGGTCATCCGGATCCTGTGGTTCTGGGCCCTGACCCCCCTTGCCACCTGCGCCCTGGCCTTCGTGCTCGCGCTCGCACTCTCGCCCATTTCCGTTTAG
- the pstS gene encoding phosphate ABC transporter substrate-binding protein PstS, with protein MKALRFGRHAAIAVIAAGALALSACGSDNATGTAPAGNQSAGGTKVTGTLTGIGSSAQGAAMDAWKTNFASANSGASVQYSPDGSGAGRKALLDGSAQFAGSDAYLKDDEYASSKSVCGPDGAINVPVYISPIAVAFNVPGVTDLKLDAATVAKIFRGQIAKWNDPAIAALNEGVSLPDLKVTPVNRSDDSGTTQNFTDYLAAAAPEVWTDKAAGVWPASLQGENAKGTSGVVKTVTDTPGAVTYADDSAVSGKLGVAQIKVGDSFTKISADAAAKAVDAGKPVEGRAANDLSIKLDRKTTIAGAYPIVLVSFHVLCTTYDKQETVDLVKAFEHYVVSAEGQKAAAESAKSAPLSSDLAAKAAKAIDSIKVKS; from the coding sequence GTGAAGGCACTCCGCTTCGGCCGCCACGCGGCTATCGCTGTTATCGCAGCCGGCGCACTCGCGCTCAGCGCCTGCGGTTCAGACAACGCCACTGGCACCGCTCCTGCCGGCAACCAGTCCGCCGGAGGAACCAAGGTCACCGGCACCCTGACCGGCATCGGCTCCTCGGCGCAGGGCGCCGCAATGGACGCCTGGAAGACCAACTTCGCTTCGGCCAACTCAGGCGCGAGCGTGCAGTACTCCCCGGACGGCTCCGGCGCAGGCCGCAAGGCACTCCTGGACGGCTCCGCCCAGTTCGCCGGCTCGGACGCCTACCTGAAGGATGACGAATACGCATCCTCCAAGTCCGTCTGCGGCCCCGACGGCGCCATCAACGTCCCGGTCTACATCTCCCCGATCGCCGTGGCCTTCAACGTTCCCGGCGTCACGGACCTGAAGCTGGATGCCGCCACCGTGGCCAAGATCTTCCGCGGCCAGATCGCCAAGTGGAATGATCCCGCCATCGCGGCTCTTAACGAAGGTGTCTCGCTGCCCGACCTGAAGGTCACCCCGGTGAACCGTTCCGATGACTCCGGAACCACGCAGAACTTCACCGATTACCTGGCCGCCGCGGCACCGGAGGTCTGGACCGACAAGGCCGCCGGCGTGTGGCCCGCCAGCCTCCAGGGTGAGAACGCCAAGGGCACTTCCGGCGTGGTCAAGACCGTCACGGACACCCCTGGGGCCGTGACCTACGCTGACGACTCCGCCGTGAGCGGCAAGCTCGGTGTGGCCCAGATCAAGGTGGGCGACTCCTTCACCAAGATTTCCGCCGACGCTGCCGCCAAGGCCGTTGACGCAGGCAAGCCGGTTGAAGGCCGCGCCGCCAACGATCTCTCCATCAAGCTGGACCGCAAGACCACCATCGCCGGCGCCTACCCGATCGTCCTGGTGTCCTTCCACGTCCTTTGCACCACCTACGACAAGCAGGAGACCGTTGACCTGGTCAAGGCCTTCGAGCACTACGTAGTTTCCGCAGAGGGCCAGAAGGCCGCAGCCGAGTCGGCAAAGTCGGCCCCGCTGTCCTCGGACCTCGCAGCCAAGGCCGCCAAGGCCATCGACTCGATCAAGGTCAAGTCCTAG
- the pstA gene encoding phosphate ABC transporter permease PstA, which yields MTATLTPVRSKRSALTKGQLPKYAPYAVLGGALIVGAAILALIGFNPFGWALVSAVLFAIGLVSWSAAVEGARKAKDKLATCLVVGSFLVALLPLVSVIWTVLVNGIPGLIDPGFLTTSMNGVTGAFDNKAVETGAPVVGGIYHALLGTVQITLLATIISVPVGLLTAIYLVEYGNDGRLAKAITFFVDVMTGIPSIVAGLFAAAFFFVVVGPGTKTGAVAAVALSVLMIPVVVRSSEEMLKIVPNELREAAYALGVRKWRTILKVVIPTAISGIASGVTLAIARVIGETAPILVTAGFATSINSNVFGGWMASLPTFIYTQILNPTSPSNPDPSSQRAWGAALVLIILVMVLNLAARLIARIFAPKAGR from the coding sequence ATGACCGCCACGCTTACCCCCGTCCGCAGCAAGCGGTCGGCGCTCACCAAGGGCCAACTGCCCAAGTACGCTCCCTATGCCGTGCTGGGTGGGGCCCTGATCGTCGGCGCCGCCATCCTGGCCCTGATCGGCTTCAACCCGTTCGGCTGGGCCCTGGTCTCCGCGGTCCTGTTCGCCATTGGCCTGGTCTCGTGGAGCGCTGCCGTGGAAGGCGCACGCAAGGCCAAGGACAAGCTGGCTACCTGCCTCGTGGTTGGCTCCTTCCTGGTGGCGCTGCTGCCCCTGGTTTCCGTGATTTGGACCGTCCTGGTCAACGGCATCCCCGGGCTCATCGACCCCGGGTTCCTCACCACCTCCATGAACGGCGTCACGGGCGCCTTCGACAACAAGGCCGTGGAAACAGGCGCCCCCGTGGTGGGCGGCATCTACCACGCCCTCCTGGGCACCGTGCAGATCACCCTGCTGGCCACCATCATCTCCGTTCCCGTGGGCCTGCTCACCGCCATTTACCTGGTGGAATACGGCAACGACGGCCGCCTCGCCAAGGCCATCACGTTCTTCGTGGACGTCATGACCGGAATCCCCTCCATCGTGGCCGGCCTGTTCGCCGCCGCGTTCTTCTTCGTGGTGGTGGGCCCGGGCACCAAGACCGGCGCGGTGGCCGCCGTCGCGCTTTCGGTGCTGATGATCCCGGTGGTGGTCCGCTCCAGCGAGGAAATGCTCAAGATCGTCCCCAACGAACTCCGCGAGGCGGCGTACGCCCTGGGCGTGCGCAAGTGGCGGACCATCCTCAAGGTGGTTATTCCGACGGCGATCTCCGGCATCGCGTCCGGCGTCACCTTGGCGATCGCCCGGGTCATCGGTGAGACGGCACCCATCCTGGTCACCGCCGGCTTTGCCACCAGCATCAACTCCAACGTGTTCGGCGGCTGGATGGCCTCGCTGCCCACGTTCATCTACACCCAGATCCTCAACCCCACCTCGCCCTCCAACCCGGACCCGTCCTCGCAGCGGGCGTGGGGTGCGGCGCTGGTGCTGATCATCCTGGTGATGGTCCTGAACCTGGCGGCACGCCTGATCGCCAGGATCTTCGCCCCCAAAGCAGGCCGGTAA
- a CDS encoding LacI family DNA-binding transcriptional regulator, whose amino-acid sequence MAKTSKGRMPRLEDVAKVAGVSHQTVSRVVNNHPNVSKATREKVEAAIAELGYRRNTAARSLVTRRSQTIGVLASELSQYGPANTLVGVEHAARNAGYFVSIAALREVSRDAISDAVGHFMDQAVDGIAVLVPHSDTLAVLEQMNLPVPVVAVGSAGSASVSGAMVDQRAGARLAVEHLIREGHRQIGHIAGPPDWTDGAERAEGWRAALREAGLDESLLVEGDWSAGSGYAIGRKLAAGRTATAIFVGNDQMALGLLRAFTEAGVKVPDDVSVVGFDDQPEAGYFTPPLTTVRQDFEELGRRCMDIMLEEIESGAPVSSTVVPPELVLRASTAAPASA is encoded by the coding sequence ATGGCAAAAACCAGCAAGGGCCGGATGCCGCGCCTGGAAGACGTGGCCAAGGTGGCCGGCGTCTCCCACCAGACCGTCTCCCGGGTGGTGAACAACCACCCCAACGTCAGCAAGGCGACGCGGGAAAAAGTGGAGGCGGCCATCGCGGAACTGGGCTACCGCCGCAACACGGCGGCCCGGAGCCTGGTCACGCGGCGCTCGCAGACCATCGGCGTGCTGGCCAGCGAGCTCTCCCAGTACGGGCCGGCCAACACCCTGGTGGGGGTTGAACATGCCGCCCGCAACGCAGGCTATTTTGTTAGCATCGCCGCCCTGCGGGAAGTCAGCAGGGATGCCATCTCCGACGCCGTGGGCCACTTCATGGACCAGGCGGTGGACGGGATCGCGGTGCTGGTGCCGCATTCGGACACCCTCGCGGTGCTGGAACAGATGAATCTTCCCGTGCCCGTGGTGGCTGTGGGCTCCGCCGGCAGTGCTTCGGTGAGCGGGGCAATGGTGGACCAGCGCGCAGGGGCCAGGCTCGCCGTCGAACATCTCATCAGGGAAGGCCACCGGCAAATCGGGCACATAGCGGGCCCGCCGGACTGGACCGACGGCGCCGAACGTGCGGAGGGCTGGCGGGCTGCGCTCCGGGAGGCCGGGCTGGACGAGTCCCTGCTGGTGGAAGGGGACTGGAGCGCCGGCAGCGGCTACGCAATCGGACGGAAGCTGGCGGCCGGGCGCACCGCGACGGCCATCTTCGTGGGGAATGACCAGATGGCCCTTGGCCTGCTGCGTGCCTTCACGGAGGCGGGGGTGAAAGTGCCCGACGACGTCTCCGTGGTGGGTTTCGACGACCAGCCGGAGGCGGGGTACTTCACGCCCCCGCTGACCACCGTCCGCCAGGACTTCGAAGAGCTGGGCCGCCGCTGCATGGACATTATGCTCGAGGAAATCGAGTCGGGCGCCCCGGTGAGCTCCACCGTGGTTCCGCCGGAGCTCGTCCTGCGCGCCAGCACGGCCGCTCCGGCCTCCGCGTAA
- a CDS encoding DUF4397 domain-containing protein — translation MRNTIFTAGAGAAAIAAAIALAGPANAADGDAQLSVLHGVPGLTVDVWVNGDRTLDDFTPGTLAGPLALPAGTYEIAITAADAADASAPAIGPVSVNLAANGNYTAAAHLGADGKPTASLFTNDVSQIPAGKGKLTVRHAAAAPAVDVLAGGTAVVTNLANPNEQTLTLDPGTVPAAVAAAGTTTPVIGPADVAVAEGTHTIVYAWGSLADQNLKLAVQTIEGLHSAPASVPGALNGSADEDGAGSAVVTAGLGLAALAVLAGAVGVTRTVRARRAEL, via the coding sequence ATGCGCAACACAATCTTCACCGCAGGTGCCGGTGCAGCAGCCATTGCAGCCGCAATCGCTCTGGCCGGTCCCGCCAACGCAGCAGACGGGGACGCCCAGCTTTCCGTGCTGCACGGGGTCCCCGGCCTGACCGTGGACGTCTGGGTCAACGGCGACCGCACACTTGACGATTTCACCCCGGGAACCCTTGCCGGTCCGCTGGCCCTTCCGGCCGGCACCTATGAGATTGCCATCACCGCAGCCGACGCCGCCGACGCGTCCGCCCCCGCCATTGGTCCCGTCAGCGTCAACCTGGCCGCCAACGGAAACTACACCGCCGCGGCCCACCTCGGCGCGGACGGCAAGCCCACGGCCAGCCTGTTCACCAACGACGTGTCCCAGATCCCGGCTGGCAAGGGCAAACTGACCGTCCGCCATGCCGCCGCCGCACCCGCCGTCGATGTCCTGGCCGGCGGTACCGCCGTCGTCACCAACCTGGCCAACCCGAACGAGCAGACCCTGACGCTCGATCCCGGGACCGTCCCGGCCGCAGTCGCCGCTGCCGGCACCACAACCCCCGTAATCGGCCCAGCCGATGTGGCGGTGGCCGAAGGGACCCACACCATCGTCTACGCCTGGGGCAGCCTGGCGGACCAGAACCTGAAGCTTGCCGTGCAGACCATCGAGGGCCTGCACTCGGCTCCGGCATCGGTGCCTGGCGCCCTCAACGGTTCCGCGGATGAAGACGGCGCGGGCTCCGCTGTTGTCACTGCCGGGCTTGGCCTGGCAGCCCTTGCCGTACTGGCCGGGGCGGTGGGTGTAACCCGCACGGTCCGCGCCCGCCGGGCAGAGCTTTAA
- the pstB gene encoding phosphate ABC transporter ATP-binding protein PstB produces the protein MSKRIDVKDLNVYYGDFLAVEDVSINIEAKSVTAFIGPSGCGKSTFLRTLNRMHEVIPGARVEGEVLLDGDNLYGPGVDPVTVRSQIGMVFQRPNPFPTMSIRDNVLAGVKLNNKKISKGEADVLVERSLKGANLWNEVKDRLEKPGSGLSGGQQQRLCIARAIAVEPQVILMDEPCSALDPISTLAIEDLINELKDQYTVVIVTHNMQQAARVSDKTAFFNIAGTGKPGKLIEYGDTHTIFSNPVQKATEDYVSGRFG, from the coding sequence ATGTCTAAGCGCATCGACGTCAAGGACCTGAACGTGTACTACGGCGACTTCCTCGCCGTGGAGGACGTCAGCATCAACATCGAGGCCAAGTCCGTCACCGCGTTCATCGGCCCCTCCGGCTGCGGAAAGTCGACCTTCCTCCGCACCCTGAACCGCATGCACGAAGTGATTCCCGGCGCCCGCGTCGAGGGTGAGGTCCTGCTCGACGGCGACAACCTGTACGGCCCCGGCGTGGACCCCGTGACCGTGCGCTCGCAGATCGGCATGGTCTTCCAGCGGCCCAACCCGTTCCCCACCATGTCCATCCGGGACAACGTTCTGGCGGGCGTGAAGCTGAACAACAAGAAGATTTCCAAGGGCGAGGCCGACGTCCTGGTGGAGCGCTCGCTCAAGGGCGCCAACCTGTGGAACGAGGTCAAGGACCGGCTGGAGAAGCCCGGCTCCGGCCTCTCCGGCGGCCAGCAGCAGCGGCTGTGCATTGCCCGCGCCATCGCCGTGGAGCCGCAGGTGATCCTTATGGACGAGCCCTGCTCCGCCCTGGACCCCATCTCCACCCTGGCCATCGAGGACCTCATCAACGAGCTCAAGGACCAGTACACCGTGGTGATCGTGACCCACAACATGCAGCAGGCGGCGCGCGTCTCGGACAAGACCGCCTTCTTCAACATCGCGGGCACCGGCAAGCCCGGCAAGCTGATTGAGTACGGCGACACCCACACCATCTTCAGCAACCCGGTGCAGAAGGCCACCGAGGACTACGTCTCCGGACGCTTCGGGTAA
- a CDS encoding class F sortase, whose amino-acid sequence MKASTTPAGGYRHRHSLSGAAALVAGVLVLSGCGSANPADSGQATAPVGATSLPAPSNAAPPQAATPAGAAASSPASVSPPVASSAGAPSAGAPPGAVPVRPATLPPTAVAPAPTSLTVAGTAIDMPVVPGGVSAGGAMEIPDAFDRAAWYKFGPAPGAAGGTAVIAGHIDTTSDRAPFSALKSLAAGTVIRVGREGAPALTYRVVGVELMAKDKFDGTSLFRRSGPHELKLVTCGGRWLDERMDYSDNVIVTAVPA is encoded by the coding sequence ATGAAGGCAAGCACGACGCCGGCAGGCGGGTACCGCCACCGGCATTCCTTGAGCGGCGCGGCGGCGCTGGTGGCCGGTGTGCTGGTTCTTTCCGGCTGCGGCTCCGCCAACCCCGCCGATTCCGGGCAGGCGACGGCTCCGGTCGGGGCCACCAGTTTGCCGGCTCCATCGAACGCCGCACCGCCGCAGGCCGCCACCCCGGCCGGAGCTGCCGCGTCCAGCCCAGCAAGCGTGTCACCGCCTGTTGCGTCGTCTGCTGGTGCCCCGTCTGCTGGTGCGCCGCCAGGGGCTGTCCCGGTTCGGCCGGCAACCCTGCCGCCCACTGCCGTGGCGCCGGCGCCCACCTCGCTCACCGTGGCCGGCACGGCCATCGACATGCCGGTGGTGCCCGGGGGAGTGTCGGCCGGGGGAGCGATGGAGATTCCTGATGCGTTCGACCGCGCCGCCTGGTACAAGTTCGGCCCGGCCCCCGGGGCAGCCGGAGGCACAGCCGTCATTGCGGGACACATCGACACTACATCGGACCGCGCGCCGTTCTCAGCGCTGAAGTCACTCGCGGCAGGGACTGTCATCCGCGTGGGACGCGAAGGTGCCCCTGCCCTCACCTACCGGGTGGTGGGTGTGGAACTGATGGCGAAGGACAAGTTCGACGGCACCTCGCTGTTCCGCCGGTCGGGACCGCACGAACTCAAGCTGGTCACGTGTGGAGGCAGATGGCTGGACGAGCGGATGGACTACAGCGACAATGTGATTGTCACCGCAGTCCCTGCGTGA